A genomic region of Miscanthus floridulus cultivar M001 chromosome 3, ASM1932011v1, whole genome shotgun sequence contains the following coding sequences:
- the LOC136547099 gene encoding zinc finger protein 36-like, with product MGQDDYLSLCLAALVAACQQAGGDYDAPPLRARAASSSELPLHFRCPICGKAFASYQALGGHKASHRKPPPAAAAYDGRAPSSSSQHQKGDAEASSSSGSGGGGAGRHVCTVCHRYFATGQALGGHKRFHYLHGPSVPASLPPSSTASAGAGWLDLNLTPLAPDVSFAGVRRRGEDDEEVQSPLPLQQAKKHRRASNSA from the coding sequence ATGGGGCAAGACGACTACCTGTCCCTGTGCCTCGCGGCGCTGGTCGCCGCGTGCCAGCAAGCCGGCGGCGACTACGACGCGCCACCGTTACGCGCGAGGGCCGCGTCGTCGTCTGAGCTCCCGCTCCACTTCCGCTGCCCGATCTGCGGCAAGGCGTTCGCGTCGTACCAAGCGCTCGGCGGACACAAGGCAAGCCACCGcaagccgccgccggcggcggcggcatacGATGGCAGGGCGCCATCGTCGTCGTCCCAGCATCAGAAGGGAGACGCGGAGGCGTCGTCGTCGtctgggagcggcggcggcggcgccgggcgGCACGTCTGCACGGTGTGCCACAGGTACTTCGCCACAGGACAGGCGCTCGGCGGGCACAAGAGATTCCACTACTTGCACGGCCCGTCGGTGCCGGCCTCGCTGCCGCCCAGCAGCACTGCAAGCGCGGGCGCGGGCTGGCTTGACCTCAACTTGACGCCCCTTGCGCCGGACGTTTCATTCGCCGGCGTCAGACGACGGggcgaggatgacgaggaggttCAGAGCCCCTTGCCTTTGCAGCAGGCCAAGAAGCATCGTCGGGCGTCAAATTCTGCGTGA